TTAAATGTATCTAATTATCTTCTTCCTTCCTTTCTCCAGTCTCAGAAGGATCCATCTCTCGTGGACAATATCATGAAAGACCTTGATTCCAATAAAGACAATGAGGTGGATTTCAATGAATTTGTTATTTTAGTTGCTGCTCTGACTGTTGCCTGCAATGAGTTCTTTGAAAAGCAACTTAGAAAAAAAGGGAAAGCCTAATGGAACTGAAAATATCTTAAATGGATATCTTGGTGGACACCATGTTAAAAAATTGATACAAGCTTATCCCTTTCCTTTGTAGAACTGCTATAACTTCTATGTCTATGTACTTTGTAAGTAAGAAAGTATACTTCACTTTGAAGGCAATAAAATGTCTATGAGTTGCACAAATGCCTTATTTAGAAGTTATTTTACACCAGCTTATATTAAAAAAACACCCTAAAATCCAGAGGGAAaggattaattgataatttaTATGTTAGTCAGTGATAAGGAATGATCAAGGGAGTGTAGAATTTAGTGTCATCTATTACAGTTCTTGCCTGTGTCGGTTCCAATTTAAATGGTTGGAATAGTTTTTCATCTTCTACACAGATGATGCACTAAAACAaacagtgaaaaactgagttcATTCCATTCTTGTGCCATTAAGTCATAAACACGTATTAATCTATTATTTATAAGTGCATGCTGCCAGTTGGGAGCCTTGCAAGCTGGATATGTGTATTAGGAAATCAAAGGCATGCTGCTTTGCTTCCTTCATATGTGTACCTAATAGATGATTCTCCCAGTCAGTCTGAATTTGTAAAATCAGCCATATAATGAATGCCTCCCACACATGGGATAAACTGAGTATTTAGTGTTCTTCATTTTTGAATAAATCAGTTTGAAATTCAGGTTAAATTGCaaatatttttgattttaatGTTAATCAGCATTGTTCAAAGTTTTGAAAAGAAAATATGCATGACTAACAATTCGCAAGCTGCAAATAGTAAATAAAATGAATGGCCATTTAATCTGTTTTTCCCTGGTGATAATTGATGGAACAATATTACCTACAACAGCAGGAGAACATTTAGTTCTTCACTGAATAGTGCAAGAGATTATTTAACTTAAAATAGAATCTCAATTTAATATTTTATAAAGCAAGTAGTACACCTGACAATGCAGTACACACTCAGTACTGCGCTGATGTGTCAGCCACAATTATGTGCAATATCTTGGGGTAGGGCATgaactcacaatcctctgagttaAAGGTGAGAATGGTATCAACTGAGCAATGCTGCCACTTTAAATGGTCTTTGAGCTTCTCACCGACTTGAAATTAAACTTCTAAATTAATTTTTAAGTTAATGCACACCTCAGGCACAAACAGCAATTTTAAGTCTTTCTGCATTGACTCCTGGAGCTGGTATGAATTGTTTAATTCCTAACTCTTATAAAAATGTATAAGATGGAAATGtcaggacacaaacaggaaatcaagCCATTTGTTGCATAAGAGTTATGCAAGAGGCCATTATTATTATCACTACTGTAAAGTGACTCATACTGCAGCTTTATGGCACCAGTGAGGATTGGACAAACAAGTTATCCTTCACAATTAGCAGTAGTTGCTGAAGTGGGAACTGTTTAACAGCAGCATCTATTAAAATGACCAAACACTTATTTAAATGCAGAAACTGAATTTTACTTTACAATCCAAACACAATAAAGTTAAGTGCTGTTTCAAATTCATATGCCTGTGCCTGGAATTAAGTAAGAAAGATGGAGTATTTTGCTCTCTAAACAAACAAAATTATATTTATCTGAAAATATCGTTCATAAAGGGACATTTATCATATCTTATGCAAACCTATTAACTTGATGGTTCAAGTTGGTTACCTCAGCAGTGTGATAAATGTGCATATGAATTGCATTTTTTGCAACTTCTATGTTTAATCACCATTACACCCATCAGGCATTTTCAGGGAAGGGTGAATGATAGATATAGTGTACTTGTGTAATGGACTCTACTTATCTCTGTGCGTTGGTTCCAATTGGCCTATGACATAAATGAAAAAAGCTTGGCTATTTCTCAGGCAATCTATGCTAAGAGTCAATTACAAGCAAGCAAAATAACAAATAATCAAACCTGCATGCCTGCAATTCAAGTGGGCAAACAATAACGAATACCCCATTTTAAATAAAGTAGCTGAATCATATTCTGTAAAGCGCATCTTTGGCTGTTAATGTGAGTGAGTCACTTCACCTATTATTCTTATGATTAGCCACAGGAAACGTTTGTAAAGGACAAAGTTCAAGGAAGCACATTGCTATCACATACCACGGTGAAGACTATTTTAAAATTCATCTCTATATTAAACACCGCAAAATGAGAAATAAaccttttttaattcattaatgAGATTTGGGTGTTGCTGACAAGTCCAGCTTTTATTACTGTGTCCCTATTTGTCCTTGGTGAGCCACTGCACTCCATGTACAGGGAGGTGATGGTataatggtattgttgctgggctagtaacccagagaccagTAAAGCTCTGGgaaccagggttcaaatcccctgatagcagatggtggaatttcaattcaataaaaatctgggattaaaagtctaatgatgaccatgaaacaattggcaattattgtaaaaacccatctggttcactaagttcccttagggaaggatatctgttgtccttgcctggcctacatgtgactccagagccacagcaatatgattgactcttaaatgccctctaaataaGGGcacttagagatgggcaataaatgctggaatgTCCACATCTAATGAATCAGAaacaaaggctggaattttccagccctattGGTGttgggccaaaaattggtttcatgccacagtttgcgattgtctgctccacccatcaacaAGCTGTGTTTCCTGCTGCCGCACATCAAGAACCTTATTTCATTatcttagcatctcattataagcctggctcactggaatcattccccccacctTGATCACCCAGGcacatcggtgtgattgcacgctgacatgtttcacatctATACATAAGCGATGTGCGTCTGAtgagcagcacttcacttgggaggtttgtttgcttaccttgcttcgggcagcactcacagtcttcagtgccaggctttgcaggcaccacattacttttaggggggctcatgggcaggcctctacctaccagcccagctgtaaagtgggggtggctTTGCAccagctgcagggcaagggttTGCTTGGTGAAAGGGGCTTAGTgatctcaggcaagggaagaggctgcagggcgagggctgtactgggtaaGGGGGTGGTATCCCAGGCTATGTGTGGGGGCGCAAGTTAATCTGTGCAaaaggcctcaagatggtgagggctgaggaggcagtctccagaggagatgaggccagatggaggcaTAAGGCTGTGTGTGacagaatgagtggtgatgttccttgagttgGCATTGactgagatgtcagtgaatgtgtgatggccttatgAGTGCGTGAGTtcagagtgataagatggttgtttTACTCTAgtgacaggaagaggccattcatccattttctgcactggatggctgacctcttgtttTGCAGCATTCGCACTGACCacctatgccaccaccttccaagccagggtggtgagactgatgggcctcctgcggccagaacggaggtagaggacattacTGCAGGCCTCCACAGTGCCCAGAAGATGTCCGAGgcatgtgtcactgaatcaggggagCTGCacccttcttggcttttggggccatgtcttcactggagcagtcctgggctgcaggcattgagaagtgtgcatgcggTTGCAGTTTAAATTTGGCACCCTTACATAAGGAAGCGGCGGGGTACTGGAGCGGTggacaaatcagaggccacccaccagtgaGACGGCGCATTTCCTGTGGCTgcgtaattaatgaggcaggaatgaaaCAATAAAGCACAAAACccagccattgcggccagcgggtaaaacaacttttctCCCACCCACTTTTGCACTTTGTGCaagtctgggacaattccacctctAGTGTTTTTTTTGATACAAGTGAACAGCTTACTAGACCactcagagagcagttaagagacaactacattgctgtgtgtctggagttatATATAGGCCAGACCGGAAAAGGGTAGCAGGCTTCCTTcctcaaaggacattagtgaactagaggAGTTTTAACAAGAATCCGGTGGTTTCATAGTCACTATTACTGAAACAAGTTTTTTTATTCCGTATTTATTCAATTGATGTTTAAGCTCCTCAGcagctgtgggatttgaacttgtgggCTGAATTAAATGAGGTCCCGTGGTCCCTGCCCCATGGGTAAAAAACTGGGAGGAAGCCCAACCAAGGGAAGGACAGCTTCCCTGCAACGATGTAACTGCTGATTAGCCATTAATAGGCAGGAGGTGAGATTTCTGTCTTTCAGGAATAgtaagtcccacctcagagagctgccagtagTACACTCAGAGCTTAGGGAGGCGTTCAACGATGGATTGGAACGTTGTAAATGTTTGGGTAGATGACAAGATTTTCAAAACTCAAAACCAGGACACATTAAAGagcctggggaaggtgggactctGTGATAATTGACAAGTTGGGTGAGGGGCAGTTGAAggtaggaggtcatgtgatgacatctcccagaatatgtccagccagagttggtaATCCTATTAAGATACCCAATTAGTGAAGACAGCAGTTACAGGCTTTTGTTTCAATGACATTTTTCTGTCTCATTTTCTTAAAAATAACTGAACCAAGGCTTTGTTTGGCACAAGATCCCAGAATCCTCTATTCCACTCTAACTTTACTGTGCAATGCTAAGTCCAATCTCCATTTAAAAACCTCGATAGTTTATTTGAAACTGAGgacatttttacaatgataaaGGTGAGatgtaaatgtaagttgctgttgttgaagAATGAAGCAACCCATTCCTTAGTGGACACAATTGGCACCGCAATTCTTAATGAATGTTTCTGCTTTGGTTAGCAGGCATTGAGGAGTCATTTACAAACTTGGTGCCTTAGCTAAGCAAGTAGTGGCTTTAAGTGCCatcagattttcagtttgacaaTGTATGAAACATTTTCTAGTGTTACTAACTTACATGTAAATCATTGAAATTAAGGCCAAAATAATTAAGTTGCCATTTGATAGtccaaaacttgagtattgctgaaaaaagaggttttttttcgttgaagcttttcatcctgcactcattaggacaatttgcaagaaaataccaatgtcaagggaaacaacatatttatactgtttgagaagagagcgctggttggcaagtggactctgattggtagagacagtGACATGgacaatgcaccagttgatggtgactgacagttaaatgtttgaaatttaaaccaggcagcttgaatcTCATTGGTTATGACACTGCCCTCAGGAAGGAACCAGTGAATGGcagttacttattttgtttagctgaaacaggcgcaatgtgtgtacatgcaaagaacagggccccgcgtattaataaatgtagcttccagtacacacaaatgcaccatacTGCGAGCCAGACTGAcagtcttaaattggttatcagcataattcttaacacattgaggattatttagcaaatattgcctaatggcagaatcacatctaatgttgaatttagcaagcacgggctggttgagtacggtctaTACCTTGCTTGTTGTGAACAGCAgaaggggcatgctgtttgatatgatttgccagtctttgggatgtacagcccaCATACCTAGCactacactggcactgaaattcacacaccacattactcatttgtgtgataggcagaatgtctttttggcttgaaggCAGCCTCCTTTTAAATGATGACTACCACTagtgttgctactgcacagtagcagcgtgaaacagctagcttcactgcaGGGTAATCAGAGGTAGACTGgtcacttttcagggccgaaagcgatggccttaggcctgttcatgagtttgtgtgatatacagcacaaaatgacCTGTTCAGGgtggccattatcctgcaggatgtctttaaTGCGCCTCATTTCAACATCAACCTTGTATGGTAAGCAAATAGCTCAGGCCTTTTTATAAGgctgctgataaggccaatcttacagtgcgtggaactgtaagaatcccagcgGGTGTATccgaccagtgaaggtaggcttgcggtagacagtagtagagagccccctggcagatttctcaactagtatgtcaagggAGTGgcgttcatttgactgctccatttcaaagatgaatttgaaagtaggatggagcccattaagacacgcaaggaaattattacacgcagctgcggatttaaatatagcaaacgtatcatgaACATATTGGAAATATGAAAGGAGTAGGAGGCTAGGCGTCATTCCATCGAAGTTACATTTCTCATGTAAACCAACAAAGATGTTtatgagagctgggcctagagcggatcccatggcaacacctatttgggcatacatggtgtcattaaagctgaactTAATTGCGggagttgccgagttcataagctcaatgaatGCTGATTCACACAATGGTGATGGGTCTAGATCACCATAATATAGTGCTGAAGTACAAATATCTATGGTTTCCTTAACGGAACAGGTGAATAGgccagcaatgtcaaatgagcacatgaacacagcattgctattgatatgcaagtcctgtatggtctttgcaaatgtgaaagagtccttcactgtgtatgtggaaaacttgatcAAAACTGGTTGAAACAACtcgcccaaccatttggccaattcatgctgtgcagaaccagtcatagataagatagggcatagagagacatcacttttgtgtgttttGAGCAGCCCATATATGCGTAGGTGCAGCGAGCCCTGAGGACAAATCCTGTCATATATATTATGCACAGCTCATCGCTCTTACACTAGTCCAGCAAGCATTTTTTTTACCTTACTTTTGAGCAAGGCTAAAcacattcgaaacaaaacagatgaactgacagtgcaaatagaaataaataggtatgatctgatagccactacagagacatgactacagaatgacatagattgggacctgaatattaaagagtacgtgacatttagaaaggacaggggGTTAAGAAAAGGTGGCgggtggttctgttaattaatgatggcattagcatattagagagggatgatcGAAGTTCAACAAACCAGGGTGTAGAAACTGTTTTgggtgagatgagaaatgataaaggcaagaagtcacttgtgggagtggtgtagaagtcctctaattgtaactacatggtagaacagagtataaaagaagagataatgggagcttgctagaaaagtacagcaataattaggggggattttaatctacatatagactggaaaaatcaaatgggcaaaagtagtgtagatgaggagttcatagaatattttcaggatagtttcttagaacaacactttctggagccaaccagtaagcaggctattctagacctgacATTGAgcaacaagatgggattaattgataacctcctaatGAAGGCTACCCCTAGGCAGCAACAacaataatatgattgaattttacattcattttgagggagaaatgagtgtgtccaaaactagtattttaaacgtAAATagggacaattatgagggcatgaaagtggagCTAGCAAATGTGAGCTGGCAAATGAGGGATAcatcaatagaagttcagtggcaggcattcaaagggatatttcagaatacacagaatagatacattccaattagAAAGAAAAAAAGAAGAGGGCCCACtacctgtggttaactaaaaaagttaaagacggtatcaaacttaaaggaagAGCATGTAATTATGCttagatgggtggcaggtcagaagattggaaagaatataaagaacagcaaagaatgacaaaaggattaataaagagggaaaaattagagtacaacaGAAAgccagctagt
This is a stretch of genomic DNA from Carcharodon carcharias isolate sCarCar2 chromosome 4, sCarCar2.pri, whole genome shotgun sequence. It encodes these proteins:
- the s100z gene encoding protein S100-Z, which translates into the protein MPSQLEGAMDSLIHIFHNYSGKEGDKYKLSKGELKDLLQCELGNFLASQKDPSLVDNIMKDLDSNKDNEVDFNEFVILVAALTVACNEFFEKQLRKKGKA